In the Bacillus sp. HSf4 genome, GTGATATTGAACTGATTCAAAATATCCTTTGTAATAAAAACGGAAGCCACACCGTTTTCCGATAACGAGACATTTTGATAAATGTATCCGTTCAAACGCACAACATTTAATTTCGTCTCATATAATTGATCGAAAAGTTCCTGTGAAGAAAACGGATATTCGATCAGCTCGCCGGCGTATTTTAACGTCTTTTTCGTTGTGTTCGGAAAGAGAAAGCGGCCGGTATCACCGACGATGCCGGCGTAAATCAGTTCTGCTCCTTTCACGGGAAGCTTCCATCCCGCCTCTTCTTTTCCGGTCAAATACAGTTCATAAATCATTTCACTCGTTGAGCTCGCGCTTGTATCCACCCACAAAAGGTCGCCGTACTGATCTTCATTCGGGTGATGGTCGATTTTGATCAGCTTGCTGCCCAACTTGTAGCGCTGATCGGAAATTCTCGCTTGATTGGCCGTATCACAAACGATGACGAGTGCATCTTCGTAAACCGAATCTTCAATCTCATCAGGGGTATATAAAAACGACAGCGATGGTTCAGGCGCTCCGACTGCAAAAATATTTTTTTCCGGATACGTTTCCTTCAGGATTTCCGTAAGGCCGCATTGAGATCCGTAGGCATCCGGGTCAGGTCTCACATGTCTATGTATGATGATAGTGTCATATAATGATATGGTTCTGATCAATTCTTTTTTCATGCCGTGCCCCTTCTTTACTTGTTTTTAACCATTAAATCATAATAAGTTGTTGGTGGAAAGTGAAAGTCATGACTTTTTATTGTAGAAAGCGGACCCGTTTATGTATACAATGGGTTTGTAAAACTTACAATGGAGGATGTCGATTATGCCGTTTTTTGTTTTTTTCATTGTGGTTTCAGCCATTTTGTATGTGTTCTACAAAGTAAAATATGTGCGCACAAAAAGGGCGGTTGAAAAGGAATACTTCTCCGCCAAATCGAGTATGAGCTTAGGCCTTTTTATCATGTTTTTCGGGATCAACCAGCTGTTTTTATACAGAGGGGCGCTCACCGCCGTGATCGGCGTCATTTTTGTGTTGACCGGACTCGGAAGCATGTGGGCCGGATATAAAGCTTATAAGCACTATGTCCCTCTCCTTGCCAAAGAAAACGAAAGGGAAAACGCCTGAGAAAAAAAGAGGGACATCGGCACGTCCCTTAGCTTCTTTCCATCAGCTGAATCATCATCATCGCTTTGCCGACGAGAGCACCTTGGTGAAAGACTTCTATATCCATTTTTCCGAATTTCCTTCCGGCTTCAAGTATGTTCGGTTTAATTTCAATGACAGACTCCATTTGCACCGGCTTCAAAAAATAAATCGTCATGCTCTCGATGACAAGATCGCCTTTTTTGTGTGAACGCAAAAAGCGGTTTGCCGCTTCGGTCAGTATAGTCGTAAATACGCCGTAGGAAATCGTCCCCAAATGATTCGTCATTTGCGGTGTAACTTCATATTGATATACAGGTGTGGGCTTGGTCTTGTCGTTTTCCGATTCCTTGAAACCGCCCGTTATGATGTCATCGAGCTTTTCACCGACCTGCGGCTGTTTTTGAATCATTTGCAACGCTTTTAAAACATCCTGTCTGCTGATCATGCCGATCAGCTTTTGGCGTTCATCGACAACAGGAAGCACTTCAATTCCTTCCCAGACCATCATCTGCGCCGCGGAAGCAACAGATGTTTTGCCGACCACCGTAATCGGATTTTTCGTCATGACTTTTTCAATCAGCACAGAGCGGTCATACCCCGCCACATCCTTTGAGGTCAAAATGCCGTGGATTCTCATCTGATCATCAACGACCGGGAAGCGGCCGTGACCCGTTTCAAAGTTTTTTTCATACCATCTTTCCAACTTTTCATGCGGTGATAAGCAGACCGTTTTTTCGAGCGGGGTCAAAATGTCTTCAACAAGCACGACTTCTTTTTTGATGAGCTGATCATAGATCGCCCTGTTGATCATCGCTGCGACGGTAAAGGTGTCATAGCTTGTCGATATAACCGGCAGCTCGAGCCTGTCAGCGAGCTCAATAATTTCCGGCTCCGTGTCAAAGCCGCCTGTTACCAAAACAGCCGCACCCGCTTCCAAGGCCTGGCGGTGCGCATCGAACCGGTTTCCGACAATCAAAAGGTTGCCGGCTCCGGTATATCTCATCATCGCATCAAGCTTCATGGCACCGATGACGAATTTATTGAGCGTTTTATGGAGCCCTGCTTTCCCGCCGAGGACATGCCCGTCAATCACATTGACTACTTCTGCATAGGTCAGCTTTTCAATGTTTTCTTTTTTCTTCTGTTCGATTCTGATCGTTCCGACTCTTTCGATCGTGCTGACATACCCTTTGTTTTCAGCTTCTTTAATCGCTCTGTAAGCCGTCCCTTCACTCACTTTCATCTCTTTGGCAATCCGTCTGACAGAGATTTTTTCGCCGACGGGTAAGGAATCGATATATTTTAAAATCTGTTCATGCTTTGTTGCCACTCGTTTCACCTTCATCCTCTGACTGCTAGATATGATTTTATTATAAATGCTTGGGCGTTTTGACCGCAATCCGGCTCAAGGCATTCAAGCAGGGGGCTCGCCATCCTCCATCAGCTTCAGCGCGTTCTCCAGCCAGGAACAATAACCATTTTCCCGCTCCAGCGCCCTTGTCAAAACCAAGTAATGGCCGAAGTGCGGAGACTGAAAGGAAACCGGATCATCCGCTTCATCTTTCAGCTCTTGAAGCCTTTCTTTTAAAAAGGCGGCTTTTTTCCTTCGTTTCAGAAGCTGGTCGGAAAAAAGGCCTCTGGCTTCATCAAGCTCCATCGAAGAGATAAAATATGCCTTTAGCATAAATTCGTCTTTCACCGTATCGGGGACAGGCTTGTAGGCTGTGAGCCACTCGTGGAGCTCGCGCTTGCCTTCCGGTGTGATGGAGTACATTTTCTTTTCCAATTTCTCCCCTTGAATCACGGTTTGAAATTCAATAAACCCCTCATCTGTCAGCTTTTTCAGCTCGGGATAAATCTGGCTGTGCTTCGCTGACCAAAACTGGCCGAGCTCAGCTTTAAAACGGCTGGTCATATCATAGCCGCTGAGGCTGCCTTTATCAAGCAATCCTAAAATCGCGTATTTCAATACCCTCATCATCATCCTCCAACACTGCTTTAATCGTCTCTCGCTCTATTTTATCATGATCGACATGTTTTGATTGACATATAAGATCAAAAGACCCCATAAATCTCTTCCCGTTGAGGTTCCATGATTCATAAAAATCATGATTTTAATCTTTTTCTAGTGATCTCCAATCAGGGTCTTTTATATCATCCTTATTTGGTTTTCGAACAAATTCAATACATCTTTCTTCACAAGCCCCAAATTCAAGAAAGTTTTTTTGCGCTTGCCTTAATGAAGGAATATTGGCACCGCCGGAAAAATCGGGATCATCGTATTGGACTTCGTCATCCTCCCAAAAACAAACAGCGCAAATGTCAAATGTGCCTGGGGGTTTTTCATCGAGGGTTTTGTAACCACAACATGGACAAGTATATTTCAATTTTCACACCCCCAATTCACATCTATTTTTGCACATTCGTTCTCACCGCACAACAATATTCATACGTAAAAACCTGAAGCGAAATGGATAAAACACTGGGTTCGTTATCAATCAAAATAAAAGCGTGAATTCATTTGCGAATCCACGCTTAAAAGCTTATTGCGATTGATCCCGTTAGAAAATCCGGTGCGGCCAGGCCTATTTCAATTCGATCGAACCGCCGACCTCAAGCACCTTTCCGACGCCGCCCGGCAGGCTGTCTGCAAAGGCGTGCGGATCCTGCTCGATCACAGGGAATGTGGAATAATGGACGGGAACGACTTGTTTCGCCCTGAGCCACTCTGCAGCAAGCTTTGCATCTTCCGGGCCCATCGTAAAATTGTCGCCGATCGGCAAAAATGCGAGATCAATATGATTCAGTTCACCGATAAGCTTCATATCTGAAAAGAGACCGGTATCCCCTGCATGAAAAATCGTCTTCCCTTCAACAGTCAAGAGAATCCCGGCAGGCATTCCCGTATAGACCAGCTTATGGCCGTCTTCTTCGGTATAAGCTGAGCCATGGAAAGCCTGGGTTAATTTCACTTTCCCAAAATCGAACTGATGAGAGCCGCCGATATGCATCGGGTGTACATTCAGCCCCTTCCAGCCGAGATAAACCGCCAGTTCATTCGGAGCTACGACAAGCGCGTTGTTACGCTTGGCGATGTCCACTGTGTCGCCGACATGGTCATTGTGGCCGTGCGTTAGAAGAATCACATCCGCTTTGACGTTTTCAGGCTTTAAATCTGTTAATGTGTTTCCTGTGATAAACGGATCAAATATGATATTATGCTTTCCCGTCTCAACTGAGATCACTGAATGGCCATGGTAAGTCACTTTCATCATATCCACCCCTAATATCTTTTTTAAAAACGGCTTAGAGAGAATGGCGGTTTATCACATTTAAGCCGCCTGTCGCCTCAATCACCGTTCCTGTAATGTAGTCTGAATCTTCGTCACAAAGAAATGCGATGATCCTCGCGATGTCTTCACCCGTTCCCGACCTGCCGATCGGTGTTTCGTTGTCAAGCGAAGCCCTCGCTTCCGAGATCGAGGCTTCCTTCATCTCCCCGACGATGTTGCCCGGGCAGACCATGTTGGCCGTAATGCCCGAGCCCGCTTCCTCGATGGCGATCGTTTTCGTCAATGAAGCAAGTCCGACTTTCGCCGCTCCAAAAGCGGAGCGGTGCAGCCAGCCGGGCGCGTGATCTGCTCCCTGAAATCCGTAGGTGATAATACGGCCGAACTTGCGGCTTCTCATGCTTGGAATGACCGCTTTAAACAAATGGAAGACAGCGCTTAGATTGCCTTCAAGCATGTTATACCATTCATCATCAGTATAATCCGCCAGCTTTTTCCGTTCAAATATGTATGGGCCGGCATTATTAATCAGCAGGTCGATTTTTCCAAACCGCTCGAGAGCAGCGTTCACCATGTGAAGCAAATCTTCCTTTTTCGTGACATCTCCCTTTACAAACTGCAGACGGTCGAGGCATGACCGCCATTCTCTTTTGAGGCGGCTGACGGCTTCTTCATCCTGCCTGTAATTGACCGTCACTGAATACCCTTTCTCCAAGAGCGCTTCGGTCACTTTACGCCCCAAACCTTTTGAGCCGGCTGTAATTAACGCATGGCGCACATCATTTCCCCCCAAGCATTGGTTCTCGGAATTCTCCATCATTGGCATGATATTCTTTTCTACTTATACTTTACTACAAAACCATGAGGATATCACATGTAGAGCATCGGCATTTTTCAAAAATGCCGCCATTAAAAAAAGCTGAAGCCGTCGATTGTTCAATCGGGCTTCAGCCTGCGCCGGCTTTTTATTGTTTGTCTTGATCTAAAAGCGGCTGTTCGTCATCATGAGCTACAAATCCGCTGAAATAGGCATCAGAGATTTGCTGGACGGTTTCTTTCTCGCCATCGGCATCAAACAAATATGCCGATTGTAACTGATCCTTTTTCATTCCTACACCCCACTTTTTCGATTCACAGCTTTATTTTGCCTTTGATCAGCATAGTTATGAATCGAAATCGGGTCATGTTAAAAATTGTTTAAAGATTGTTTTGCTTTTTGGATCGCTTCCGCCACTTTTTTAAATCCGGTTCCGCCTTCGCTCATTCTTTTCTCAACCGCATGATGGGGGTCAAGCACGATGTAAACATCTTCCTCAAAAAGCCCGCTCGCCTTTTTGAATTCTTCCATCGGCAGACCCTTCAGGAAAATGCCTTTCTCAATACAAGTATAGACAAGCTTGCCGACGACCTCATGCGCTTCTCTGAACGGCATTCCCTTTTTCGCCAGATAATCGGCAAGCTCTGTTGCATTTGAAAAGTCCTGTTCCGTCGCTTTTTTCATCATGCTTTTGTTGACCGTCATCGTTTGAATCATGCCGGCAAAGATCTCAAGGCTTCCTTCCACCGTTTGAACCGTATCAAACATGCCTTCCTTATCTTCCTGCAAATCTTTATTGTAAGCCAGCGGAAGACCTTTCATGATCGTCAGAAGCCCAAGAAGATCGCCGTATACCCGCCCGGTTTTTCCGCGGATGAGCTCAGCCATGTCGGGATTTTTTTTCTGCGGCATCATGCTGCTGCCTGTCGCATATGTGTCGTCAAGTTCGATAAACTTAAATTCCTGTGAGCACCAAAGGATGATTTCTTCGGAAAATCGCGACAAATGCATCATCAAAATGCTGCTTGCACTTAAAAACTCAAGGATGAAATCCCTGTCGCTGACCCCGTCAAGACTGTTTTCATAAATCGAATCAAAGCCGAGCAGTTCGGCCGAATATTCACGGTCAATCGGAAATGTCGTCCCTGCAAGGGCTCCGCAGCCCAGCGGCGATTTATTGATCCGTTTTAACGAGTCATTGTAGCGTTCTTTATCACGCTCAAGCATCCAAAAGTATGCTAAAAGGTGATGGGCGAAAGAAATCGGCTGAGCCCGCTGCAGATGCGTATAGCCGGGAAGAACCGTCTCCACATGTTCCTCCGCCTTCTCGACAAGCACACTTTGAAAGGCGGCAATCAGCTCGATGATATGCTCTGTATGCTGTTTTAAATACAGATGCATATCGGTCGCAACCTGGTCGTTTCGGCTTCTGGCCGTGTGAAGCTTTCCGCCGAGCGGTCCGATTTCATCGATGAGCATTTTTTCAAGATTTAAATGAATGTCTTCATAATCAACCGAAAAATCGAGTTCGTTTTTTTCCGCTTTATTTAAAAGAGATGTCAGACCTTCTTTTATTTTGGACGCTTCAGCTTCGGTTAAAATGCCGCATTTTTCAAGCATGGAAGCATGCGCGAGAGACCCGGCGATATCTTCTTTTACAAGCGCTTTGTCAAAGTGGATCGAGGCCCCGAACTCATCGACCCATTTTTCCGGTGTTTTTTGGAACCGGCCTCCCCAAAGCTTTTTCATGCTTTAATCTGCTCCTTTTTTTTGACGATGCTGTTTACTTTTGTCGGAAGTCCCCACAGTTCGATAAAACCGACTGCCGCATGATGGTCAAAAGCATCATCTTTCGTATATGTCGCCAGTTTTTCATCATAGAGAGAGTACTCGGAATGACGGCCTTCAACGATGGCATGGCCTTTAAACAGCTTGACGCGGACGACGCCTGTGACATGCTGCTGCGTTTCTTTCAGGAAAGCGAAAAGGGCATCTTTCAAAGGAGAAAACCACAGTCCGTTATAAATCACTTCCGCCATTTTTTGCTCGATCAATGGCTTAAAGTGCGCCACTTCTTTCACCAATGTCAAATCTTCCAGCTCCTTGTGCGCTTTGATCAAAGTCATCGCGCCCGGACATTCATAGACTTCACGGGACTTGATGCCGACAAGGCGGTTCTCCACATGGTCGATACGTCCCACGCCATGCTCGCCTGCCAGTTCATTCAGCTTCAAAATCAAGTCTGACAGGGAATACGGAACACCGTCGATTGATACCGGAATTCCTTGTTCAAAAGCAATTTCGATCACTTCAGGCGAATCAGGGGTTTTTTCAAGCGGCTTCGTCAAATCATACGCTCCTTCAGGAGGCGCTGCCCATGGATCTTCAAGAACGCCGCATTCATTGCTTCTGCCCCACAGGTTCTGGTCGATTGAATATGGGCTGTCAAGATTGATCGGAATCGGAATA is a window encoding:
- a CDS encoding argininosuccinate synthase yields the protein MTQKKKVVLAYSGGLDTSVAIKWLQEQGYDVVACCLDVGEGKDLAFIQQKALQVGAVHSYVIDAKEEFAQDFALIALQAHTLYEGKYPLVSALSRPLIAKKLVEVAEKENAVAVAHGCTGKGNDQVRFEVSIKSLNPDLEVLAPVREWKWSRDEEIAYAEKHGIPIPINLDSPYSIDQNLWGRSNECGVLEDPWAAPPEGAYDLTKPLEKTPDSPEVIEIAFEQGIPVSIDGVPYSLSDLILKLNELAGEHGVGRIDHVENRLVGIKSREVYECPGAMTLIKAHKELEDLTLVKEVAHFKPLIEQKMAEVIYNGLWFSPLKDALFAFLKETQQHVTGVVRVKLFKGHAIVEGRHSEYSLYDEKLATYTKDDAFDHHAAVGFIELWGLPTKVNSIVKKKEQIKA
- a CDS encoding PadR family transcriptional regulator produces the protein MRVLKYAILGLLDKGSLSGYDMTSRFKAELGQFWSAKHSQIYPELKKLTDEGFIEFQTVIQGEKLEKKMYSITPEGKRELHEWLTAYKPVPDTVKDEFMLKAYFISSMELDEARGLFSDQLLKRRKKAAFLKERLQELKDEADDPVSFQSPHFGHYLVLTRALERENGYCSWLENALKLMEDGEPPA
- a CDS encoding bifunctional oligoribonuclease/PAP phosphatase NrnA, with amino-acid sequence MKKELIRTISLYDTIIIHRHVRPDPDAYGSQCGLTEILKETYPEKNIFAVGAPEPSLSFLYTPDEIEDSVYEDALVIVCDTANQARISDQRYKLGSKLIKIDHHPNEDQYGDLLWVDTSASSTSEMIYELYLTGKEEAGWKLPVKGAELIYAGIVGDTGRFLFPNTTKKTLKYAGELIEYPFSSQELFDQLYETKLNVVRLNGYIYQNVSLSENGVASVFITKDILNQFNITPSEASQLVSTIGNISGIKAWVFFVEESDQIRVRLRSKGPIVNEVAKKYNGGGHPLAAGASIYDWKDTDLVIADLERICTEYK
- a CDS encoding YtpI family protein, with product MPFFVFFIVVSAILYVFYKVKYVRTKRAVEKEYFSAKSSMSLGLFIMFFGINQLFLYRGALTAVIGVIFVLTGLGSMWAGYKAYKHYVPLLAKENERENA
- a CDS encoding metal-dependent hydrolase; protein product: MKVTYHGHSVISVETGKHNIIFDPFITGNTLTDLKPENVKADVILLTHGHNDHVGDTVDIAKRNNALVVAPNELAVYLGWKGLNVHPMHIGGSHQFDFGKVKLTQAFHGSAYTEEDGHKLVYTGMPAGILLTVEGKTIFHAGDTGLFSDMKLIGELNHIDLAFLPIGDNFTMGPEDAKLAAEWLRAKQVVPVHYSTFPVIEQDPHAFADSLPGGVGKVLEVGGSIELK
- a CDS encoding CBS domain-containing protein yields the protein MATKHEQILKYIDSLPVGEKISVRRIAKEMKVSEGTAYRAIKEAENKGYVSTIERVGTIRIEQKKKENIEKLTYAEVVNVIDGHVLGGKAGLHKTLNKFVIGAMKLDAMMRYTGAGNLLIVGNRFDAHRQALEAGAAVLVTGGFDTEPEIIELADRLELPVISTSYDTFTVAAMINRAIYDQLIKKEVVLVEDILTPLEKTVCLSPHEKLERWYEKNFETGHGRFPVVDDQMRIHGILTSKDVAGYDRSVLIEKVMTKNPITVVGKTSVASAAQMMVWEGIEVLPVVDERQKLIGMISRQDVLKALQMIQKQPQVGEKLDDIITGGFKESENDKTKPTPVYQYEVTPQMTNHLGTISYGVFTTILTEAANRFLRSHKKGDLVIESMTIYFLKPVQMESVIEIKPNILEAGRKFGKMDIEVFHQGALVGKAMMMIQLMERS
- a CDS encoding CPCC family cysteine-rich protein; the protein is MKYTCPCCGYKTLDEKPPGTFDICAVCFWEDDEVQYDDPDFSGGANIPSLRQAQKNFLEFGACEERCIEFVRKPNKDDIKDPDWRSLEKD
- the argH gene encoding argininosuccinate lyase, whose product is MKKLWGGRFQKTPEKWVDEFGASIHFDKALVKEDIAGSLAHASMLEKCGILTEAEASKIKEGLTSLLNKAEKNELDFSVDYEDIHLNLEKMLIDEIGPLGGKLHTARSRNDQVATDMHLYLKQHTEHIIELIAAFQSVLVEKAEEHVETVLPGYTHLQRAQPISFAHHLLAYFWMLERDKERYNDSLKRINKSPLGCGALAGTTFPIDREYSAELLGFDSIYENSLDGVSDRDFILEFLSASSILMMHLSRFSEEIILWCSQEFKFIELDDTYATGSSMMPQKKNPDMAELIRGKTGRVYGDLLGLLTIMKGLPLAYNKDLQEDKEGMFDTVQTVEGSLEIFAGMIQTMTVNKSMMKKATEQDFSNATELADYLAKKGMPFREAHEVVGKLVYTCIEKGIFLKGLPMEEFKKASGLFEEDVYIVLDPHHAVEKRMSEGGTGFKKVAEAIQKAKQSLNNF
- a CDS encoding SDR family oxidoreductase yields the protein MRHALITAGSKGLGRKVTEALLEKGYSVTVNYRQDEEAVSRLKREWRSCLDRLQFVKGDVTKKEDLLHMVNAALERFGKIDLLINNAGPYIFERKKLADYTDDEWYNMLEGNLSAVFHLFKAVIPSMRSRKFGRIITYGFQGADHAPGWLHRSAFGAAKVGLASLTKTIAIEEAGSGITANMVCPGNIVGEMKEASISEARASLDNETPIGRSGTGEDIARIIAFLCDEDSDYITGTVIEATGGLNVINRHSL